Proteins from one Bacillus thuringiensis genomic window:
- a CDS encoding GDSL-type esterase/lipase family protein: MIFKKITISLISIISLAACGDPDSKKDITSSVNKIDSSSITLKKESPSSSNIDTSTFKSIFKTSVFLGDSITDGLHDLDVLDEENIISGIGKSIGDAQENVEQVANQKPENIFILLGLCNLTDTKESAVTQYSQLIQKIKEKLPNTRINILSITPVTPERIQKEERYKNIKDFNEGFKMIAKKEQVNFIDLSPIFKDNPELYIKDGIHFKPEFYPIWLEYLKNQLK, encoded by the coding sequence ATGATTTTTAAAAAAATTACAATCTCATTGATAAGTATCATTTCCTTAGCAGCTTGCGGGGATCCAGATAGTAAGAAAGACATTACTAGTTCAGTCAATAAAATAGACTCTTCTTCTATCACCCTAAAAAAAGAGTCCCCCTCTTCGTCTAACATAGATACTTCTACATTTAAATCTATTTTTAAAACAAGTGTATTTTTAGGGGATTCCATTACAGATGGACTTCATGATCTTGATGTATTAGACGAAGAAAATATTATAAGTGGTATAGGGAAATCAATTGGAGATGCTCAAGAAAATGTAGAGCAAGTAGCCAATCAAAAACCAGAAAATATATTTATTCTACTTGGGTTATGTAATCTTACTGACACAAAAGAATCTGCAGTAACCCAATACTCTCAATTGATTCAAAAAATAAAAGAAAAATTACCTAATACAAGAATAAATATCCTGTCAATTACACCAGTTACACCAGAACGTATACAAAAAGAAGAGCGTTATAAAAATATTAAGGATTTTAACGAAGGATTTAAAATGATAGCAAAAAAAGAACAAGTGAATTTTATCGATTTATCCCCGATATTTAAAGATAATCCAGAACTCTATATTAAGGACGGCATACATTTTAAGCCTGAATTCTATCCAATTTGGTTGGAATATTTAAAAAATCAATTAAAATAA
- a CDS encoding GDSL-type esterase/lipase family protein, translated as MLKKVCVCLVMGTIALSSAACVNKGTEKTSNKVTQEAVHEKKSKNSAVKPIFKNSVFFGDSITEGMIDQELIDDQNIIADKGKVTAMAIEEDVNKVVEKKPEHIFMSFGTNDLLMPMDLEGKPIENPVKFSIDNYSKLIQKIKEKLPNVSIHLLSVTPVIDKVLQEYPQYKHIDEYNVKLKELAKAEKAEYIDLSPIFEKNKDLHDQDGVHFKADYYELLLEQLRSSVK; from the coding sequence ATGTTAAAGAAAGTATGTGTTTGTCTAGTTATGGGGACCATTGCATTATCCTCCGCAGCCTGTGTAAATAAAGGAACTGAAAAAACATCAAATAAGGTCACTCAAGAGGCTGTGCATGAAAAAAAATCGAAAAATAGTGCTGTTAAACCTATTTTTAAAAACAGTGTATTCTTTGGTGATTCCATTACTGAAGGGATGATTGATCAAGAATTAATCGATGATCAAAATATTATTGCTGACAAAGGTAAAGTTACAGCAATGGCTATAGAGGAAGATGTTAACAAAGTAGTAGAAAAAAAACCTGAACATATTTTTATGAGCTTTGGAACAAATGATTTACTGATGCCTATGGATCTTGAAGGAAAACCTATCGAAAATCCAGTCAAGTTTTCAATAGATAACTATTCAAAATTAATACAAAAAATAAAAGAAAAACTTCCAAATGTAAGCATACACCTTTTATCTGTTACACCAGTTATAGATAAGGTATTACAGGAATACCCACAATATAAACATATTGATGAATATAACGTGAAACTTAAAGAATTAGCAAAAGCTGAGAAAGCAGAGTACATCGATTTATCTCCAATCTTTGAAAAAAACAAAGATTTACATGATCAAGATGGTGTACATTTTAAAGCAGATTATTACGAGCTACTACTTGAACAATTGAGAAGTTCCGTTAAGTAA
- a CDS encoding MBOAT family O-acyltransferase, with amino-acid sequence MVFSSLIFLFLFLPLALVIYYVSPKVLRNFILFIVSLIFYAWGEPVYIVIMIFSTIFDYANGVLIDKYRDRKGITKAIFINSIIINLGILGFFKYYGFVVDNINTIFNLNIEVDTLPLPVGISFYTFQTMSYVIDVYLGKVQAQKNIISFGTYVTMFPQLVAGPIVKYSYIDKQLQERKVTFDRFGQGMELFIKGLALKVLLANNIGLLWTSVKTTSISELTILTAWIGIIAFAFQIYFDFRGYSAMAQGLGKMFGFDFPENFNYPYISKSVTEFWRRWHISLGSWFREYVYIPLGGNRTGLIKQLRNLLIVWFLTGLWHGANWNFIVWGLYFGLFVTLEKLFLLKWLKNRMSFIGHVYTLIIVLIGWVFFEFENLAVAMNFLGTMFGFNQSVFLDNETLYYLTTNFMLFIVLAICSTPFPQKAFGYIKEKLKLPGAVGIPVFYIVLVVLSTAYLVNDTYNPFLYFRF; translated from the coding sequence ATGGTGTTCAGTAGTTTAATTTTTCTTTTCTTATTTTTACCATTAGCACTTGTTATTTATTACGTATCACCTAAAGTTCTTCGAAATTTTATATTATTTATCGTCAGTCTCATTTTTTATGCATGGGGTGAGCCTGTGTATATAGTCATTATGATATTCTCCACCATATTTGACTATGCTAATGGTGTACTTATAGATAAATATAGAGATCGCAAGGGTATTACAAAAGCAATATTTATTAACTCTATAATAATAAATTTAGGAATACTTGGCTTCTTCAAATATTATGGTTTCGTGGTGGATAATATCAATACGATTTTCAACTTAAATATTGAGGTTGATACCCTTCCCCTTCCAGTAGGAATTTCTTTTTATACTTTCCAAACTATGTCTTATGTAATTGATGTTTATTTAGGGAAAGTACAAGCACAAAAAAACATTATTTCTTTTGGAACTTATGTTACGATGTTCCCTCAACTTGTTGCAGGCCCTATTGTAAAGTACAGTTATATCGATAAGCAATTACAGGAAAGAAAAGTAACATTCGATCGTTTTGGTCAAGGGATGGAATTATTTATTAAAGGGCTTGCGTTAAAGGTACTTTTAGCTAACAATATAGGACTTCTTTGGACAAGTGTAAAAACAACTTCTATATCAGAACTTACCATCCTGACAGCATGGATCGGGATTATTGCTTTTGCTTTCCAAATTTATTTTGACTTTAGAGGATATTCAGCTATGGCTCAAGGGTTAGGTAAAATGTTTGGGTTTGATTTTCCAGAAAACTTTAACTATCCCTATATCTCAAAAAGTGTAACTGAATTTTGGCGTAGATGGCACATATCATTAGGTTCATGGTTTAGAGAGTATGTGTATATTCCTCTCGGTGGAAATCGGACCGGATTAATCAAACAACTTAGAAATTTATTGATAGTTTGGTTCTTAACAGGATTGTGGCATGGAGCGAATTGGAATTTTATTGTTTGGGGATTGTATTTTGGATTATTTGTAACACTAGAAAAACTATTTCTTTTAAAATGGCTTAAAAATAGAATGAGCTTTATTGGACATGTGTATACACTTATCATTGTTTTAATTGGATGGGTATTTTTTGAATTTGAAAACTTAGCAGTAGCAATGAATTTCTTGGGAACAATGTTTGGGTTTAATCAATCTGTTTTCTTGGATAATGAAACGCTATATTATCTAACAACTAATTTTATGTTATTTATTGTCCTAGCAATTTGTTCAACACCATTTCCCCAAAAAGCGTTTGGATATATTAAAGAAAAGTTGAAGCTTCCAGGTGCAGTTGGCATTCCCGTTTTCTATATAGTACTAGTAGTTCTTTCAACTGCTTATTTAGTGAATGACACATATAATCCATTCTTATATTTTAGGTTTTAA
- a CDS encoding DHHW family protein, translating into MNQYEKIYKYTMAGLLSLFIGGMFSINLLTPNKTFSDAENRKLEQFPTFSFHNLIEKKFTSNYEKYISDQFAFRDFWINVKSDIDYTLGKKENNGVYIGKDGFLLQKFSKPEEQDVKNKIEAINDFHIANPNVKMQVMLVPTAISILENKLPNYVSHGDELTYINKVKKSLDKDINFIDVYPVLSSKKDEYIYYKTDHHWTTKGAYYAYQELGKNMKFTPNENVAFNIKQITHSFYGSLYSKAGFRNIDPDSIELYEPKKAKKYKVEYLDENKTSTSLYEMENIKKKDKYTIFFNGNHPLVKISTDNTNGKKLLVVKDSYANSLLPFLLPHFSEIHIVDLRYYTDSLNMLVQKNKINDMLVLYNGNTFFEDASINNLSE; encoded by the coding sequence TTGAATCAGTATGAAAAAATATACAAATACACAATGGCAGGGTTATTGTCACTATTTATAGGGGGAATGTTTAGTATAAATTTACTAACTCCCAATAAAACATTTTCAGATGCAGAGAATAGAAAGCTAGAACAGTTCCCAACTTTCTCTTTCCATAATCTAATAGAAAAAAAGTTTACTTCTAACTACGAAAAATATATTTCTGATCAGTTTGCATTCAGGGATTTTTGGATAAATGTGAAATCTGATATAGATTACACACTAGGAAAGAAAGAAAATAATGGTGTGTATATCGGTAAAGATGGTTTTTTACTTCAAAAGTTTAGTAAGCCTGAAGAACAAGATGTAAAAAACAAAATAGAAGCAATAAATGATTTTCATATTGCTAATCCTAATGTGAAAATGCAAGTCATGTTAGTACCTACAGCAATTAGTATTTTGGAAAATAAACTCCCAAATTATGTTTCTCATGGTGACGAGCTTACGTATATTAATAAAGTAAAAAAATCCTTAGATAAGGATATAAATTTTATAGATGTATATCCTGTATTGAGCTCAAAAAAGGATGAATATATATATTATAAAACCGATCATCATTGGACCACCAAAGGGGCATATTATGCCTATCAAGAGCTGGGTAAAAATATGAAATTTACTCCTAATGAAAATGTGGCATTCAACATTAAACAAATTACACATAGTTTTTATGGATCCCTATATTCAAAAGCAGGTTTTAGAAATATAGATCCTGATAGCATTGAATTATATGAGCCTAAGAAAGCGAAAAAATATAAAGTGGAATATCTTGATGAGAATAAAACATCTACCTCTCTTTATGAAATGGAGAACATCAAGAAAAAAGATAAATACACGATATTTTTCAACGGAAATCATCCATTAGTGAAAATATCAACTGATAATACGAATGGAAAAAAATTATTAGTTGTCAAAGATTCTTATGCAAATTCTTTACTCCCTTTTTTACTACCACATTTTAGTGAAATCCATATAGTCGACCTTAGATACTATACAGATAGTCTAAATATGTTGGTACAGAAAAATAAAATCAATGATATGTTAGTGCTTTATAATGGAAATACCTTCTTTGAAGATGCATCTATTAATAATCTATCCGAATAA
- a CDS encoding DUF4358 domain-containing protein, producing MTHLLKFFNIKFVITIIVCTITLGSLSGCFGKKDNVNNLSATEIGEKIKHVTNLEEMKEGDSKKLQKLYNINTDEVESFVLYTAPTNIKADEIAVIKVKDVKNVEDIKKNISNKVEKQSKSFKDYLPDEYFLIEKHVLKTKDNYILFAISKDADKVEKTFDKLLK from the coding sequence ATGACACATTTGTTGAAATTTTTTAATATAAAATTCGTTATTACTATTATAGTTTGTACGATTACTTTAGGATCTTTAAGTGGTTGTTTTGGAAAAAAAGATAACGTTAATAACCTTTCAGCTACAGAAATAGGTGAGAAAATTAAACATGTTACTAACCTAGAAGAAATGAAAGAAGGAGATAGTAAAAAGCTTCAAAAGCTATATAACATAAATACGGATGAAGTCGAAAGCTTTGTGTTATATACCGCTCCTACAAATATCAAAGCTGATGAAATCGCTGTAATAAAAGTAAAAGATGTGAAAAATGTAGAAGACATTAAAAAGAACATTTCAAATAAGGTCGAAAAGCAATCAAAAAGCTTTAAAGACTATCTTCCAGACGAATATTTCTTAATAGAAAAACATGTCTTAAAAACAAAAGATAACTATATCCTGTTTGCAATATCAAAGGATGCTGATAAAGTTGAAAAAACATTTGATAAACTTTTAAAGTAA
- a CDS encoding ABC transporter ATP-binding protein, whose product MRNNQTNSPRKGTGGPGGMAAPGEKPKNFKKPWGKLIAYCKPYLPAIIFALVLAAVGTIFTIIGPNMLSEITDLITEGIAGKIDITAIGNIALLLAILYGLSFIFSYIQSFIMATMTQRVSKRLRTDIADKIDKLPLKYFDSTTYGDVLSRVTNDVDMIGQTLNQSIGSLVTAVVMFLGSLIMMFSINVTMTLSAIAATAVGFVLMIFIISKSQKYFIRQQKELGRMNGHIEEIYSGHDIVKVYNGDKEAKQQFNEINESLFKSAWRSQFMSGMMMPLMIFIGNLGYVVVCVVGATLAMKGTITFGVIVSFMVYIRLFTQPLSQLAQAATSLQSTAAASERVFEFLDEAELEDESDKESILHANDVKGNVEFKNVKFGYTKENLIIKDFSAHIKAGQKVAIVGPTGAGKTTLVNLLMRFYEVDSGEIKIEDVPTNSITRKNVHDLFCMVLQDTWLFEGTIKENIIYNKVDVTDEEVVAACKAVGLDHFIRTLPKGYDTALNDKASLSVGQKQLLTIARAMVKKAPLLILDEATSSVDTRTEALIQEAMDKLMVGKTSFVIAHRLSTIRNADLILVMKDGDIIESGNHEELIAKKGFYADLYNSQFEDAS is encoded by the coding sequence ATGCGTAATAATCAAACAAATAGTCCTCGAAAAGGTACAGGTGGCCCAGGAGGAATGGCAGCTCCTGGAGAAAAGCCAAAGAACTTTAAAAAGCCGTGGGGAAAGTTAATTGCCTATTGTAAACCGTATTTACCAGCGATTATCTTTGCGCTTGTATTGGCAGCTGTAGGAACCATTTTCACTATCATTGGACCAAATATGCTTAGTGAGATAACCGATTTAATTACAGAGGGTATTGCAGGTAAGATTGATATTACCGCTATAGGAAATATTGCTCTACTTCTTGCTATTTTGTACGGACTGAGTTTTATCTTCAGCTATATTCAGTCGTTTATTATGGCTACTATGACTCAGCGAGTATCCAAGCGATTACGTACGGATATTGCTGACAAAATCGATAAATTACCATTAAAATACTTTGACTCTACAACCTATGGAGATGTGCTAAGTCGTGTAACGAATGATGTGGATATGATTGGTCAGACGCTAAATCAAAGTATTGGTTCGTTAGTGACAGCGGTCGTTATGTTCCTAGGGTCTTTAATTATGATGTTCTCTATAAATGTTACGATGACACTTTCGGCTATTGCTGCAACAGCCGTTGGGTTTGTATTAATGATTTTCATCATATCTAAATCTCAAAAATATTTCATACGCCAGCAGAAAGAACTTGGTAGAATGAATGGTCATATTGAAGAAATCTATTCAGGGCATGATATAGTTAAGGTTTATAATGGTGATAAAGAAGCAAAGCAACAATTTAATGAAATCAATGAAAGCTTGTTTAAAAGTGCGTGGAGATCACAGTTTATGTCAGGAATGATGATGCCCCTTATGATCTTTATTGGAAATTTGGGATATGTTGTTGTTTGTGTAGTAGGTGCTACACTAGCGATGAAAGGTACCATTACATTTGGTGTTATTGTTTCATTTATGGTTTATATTCGCTTATTTACGCAGCCATTGTCTCAGTTAGCACAAGCGGCAACAAGTTTGCAGTCAACTGCTGCAGCAAGCGAACGTGTATTTGAATTCTTAGACGAAGCTGAGCTTGAAGACGAAAGTGACAAAGAATCTATATTACATGCCAATGATGTCAAAGGTAATGTGGAATTTAAAAATGTTAAATTTGGATATACGAAAGAGAATCTTATTATTAAAGATTTCTCTGCTCATATAAAAGCCGGCCAAAAAGTTGCAATTGTTGGACCTACCGGTGCTGGAAAAACAACGCTTGTGAACCTCCTTATGCGTTTCTATGAAGTTGATAGCGGTGAAATAAAAATTGAGGATGTACCGACTAATTCAATTACTCGTAAAAATGTTCATGATCTATTTTGTATGGTGTTACAAGATACTTGGTTATTTGAAGGTACGATTAAGGAAAATATAATTTATAACAAAGTAGATGTAACTGATGAAGAAGTAGTTGCGGCTTGTAAAGCAGTAGGTTTGGACCATTTTATTAGAACTTTGCCTAAAGGTTACGATACAGCATTAAATGATAAAGCGAGCTTATCTGTAGGGCAAAAACAGCTTCTTACTATTGCAAGGGCCATGGTAAAAAAAGCTCCGTTACTTATTTTAGATGAGGCTACTAGTTCGGTTGACACTCGTACTGAAGCGCTTATTCAAGAAGCAATGGATAAATTGATGGTGGGTAAAACATCATTTGTGATTGCACACAGACTTTCAACAATTAGAAATGCCGATTTGATTTTGGTTATGAAAGATGGAGACATTATTGAAAGTGGTAATCATGAAGAATTGATTGCAAAGAAAGGATTCTATGCGGATCTATACAATAGTCAGTTTGAAGATGCATCTTAA
- a CDS encoding ABC transporter ATP-binding protein: protein MLKIFKYLKQKEWILIVASIVFIVGQVWLDLKLPDFMSEITTLVQTKGSETSEIWLAGGKMLLCALGSMILSVVVGYFAARVATSLSKELRKGVFNKTLSFSMEEINGFSTASLITRSTNDITQIQQTVAMGLQVMIKAPILAVWAILKITGKSWGWSAATGVAVVALLVMIGSIIIFVLPKFRVVQKMTDNLNLVTREGLTGIRVVHAYNAQEYQEAKFEKANKDLTDTNLLVNRLMAIMQPGMGLIMSGLTLSIYWIGAHLIMNAGGMDRIGLFSDMVVFSSYAMQVVMAFMLLAMTFIMLPRASVSAARINEVLDTPQTITDGEVQSSPKGIEGEIELRNVSFKYPDAGEYVLKDISFTAHKGETVAFIGSTGSGKSTLINLIPRFYDATEGEVIVDGINIKEYSQEALHNKFGYVSQKAVLFSGTVKSNVAYGDNGQISSTDEDIKKAVEIAQGKEFVEKMDGEYNADIAQGGTNLSGGQKQRLSIARAVSRNPEILIFDDSFSALDYKTDRELRSTLKKETKGTTTLIVAQRIGTIKDADRIIVLDEGKIVGMGTHGELLETCKTYQEIAYSQLSKEELGNA, encoded by the coding sequence ATGTTGAAAATATTTAAATACTTAAAACAAAAAGAATGGATACTTATTGTTGCTAGTATTGTGTTCATTGTAGGTCAAGTTTGGTTAGATTTGAAGCTACCAGATTTTATGTCTGAAATTACGACCCTCGTACAGACAAAGGGTAGCGAAACGAGCGAGATATGGCTAGCAGGAGGAAAGATGCTTTTATGTGCTCTCGGTAGTATGATTTTGTCAGTTGTTGTTGGTTATTTTGCGGCAAGAGTAGCAACTTCTCTTTCAAAAGAATTGAGAAAAGGGGTATTTAATAAAACGTTATCTTTCTCTATGGAAGAAATTAATGGTTTTTCAACGGCAAGTCTTATTACTCGTTCTACTAATGATATAACGCAAATACAGCAAACTGTTGCAATGGGTCTTCAAGTTATGATTAAAGCACCTATCCTTGCGGTTTGGGCCATTTTAAAAATAACAGGGAAAAGTTGGGGATGGTCAGCAGCAACAGGAGTAGCTGTCGTTGCTTTGCTTGTTATGATAGGCAGCATCATCATTTTTGTATTACCAAAGTTTAGAGTAGTTCAAAAAATGACAGATAATCTGAACCTAGTAACAAGAGAAGGTTTAACTGGTATTCGTGTTGTTCATGCCTATAACGCACAAGAGTATCAAGAAGCAAAATTTGAGAAAGCAAATAAAGATTTAACAGATACAAATCTTCTAGTGAACCGCCTGATGGCCATTATGCAGCCGGGCATGGGTCTAATTATGTCAGGTTTAACTCTTTCTATCTACTGGATTGGGGCTCATTTGATTATGAACGCAGGAGGAATGGATCGAATCGGTTTGTTCAGTGATATGGTAGTATTTTCTTCTTACGCAATGCAGGTGGTTATGGCATTTATGTTATTAGCGATGACGTTTATTATGCTGCCGCGAGCATCTGTATCTGCAGCACGTATTAATGAAGTACTAGATACGCCTCAGACAATTACCGATGGAGAAGTACAATCGTCACCTAAGGGAATAGAAGGCGAAATCGAACTGCGTAATGTTAGCTTTAAATATCCTGATGCAGGAGAATATGTTTTAAAAGATATTAGCTTTACAGCACATAAAGGTGAAACTGTCGCTTTTATTGGTTCTACTGGTAGTGGTAAAAGTACGCTAATTAATTTGATTCCAAGGTTTTACGACGCTACTGAGGGAGAGGTTATAGTCGACGGAATCAATATAAAAGAATATTCACAAGAAGCTCTTCATAATAAGTTTGGTTACGTTTCTCAAAAAGCCGTATTATTTTCAGGCACAGTAAAGTCAAATGTTGCCTACGGGGATAATGGCCAGATCTCGTCAACAGATGAGGATATCAAAAAAGCGGTGGAAATTGCTCAAGGAAAAGAATTTGTAGAGAAAATGGATGGCGAATATAATGCTGATATTGCCCAAGGCGGTACAAACCTTTCTGGAGGACAAAAACAACGCCTTTCTATTGCAAGAGCAGTGAGCAGAAATCCAGAAATCCTAATTTTTGATGACTCGTTTTCTGCACTAGATTATAAAACAGACCGTGAGCTTCGTTCTACCTTGAAAAAAGAAACGAAAGGTACAACCACTTTGATTGTAGCACAGCGAATTGGAACAATTAAAGATGCTGATAGAATCATCGTACTTGACGAAGGGAAAATCGTTGGTATGGGTACACATGGTGAATTGTTGGAAACTTGTAAGACTTATCAGGAAATTGCCTATTCACAACTATCGAAGGAGGAGCTGGGAAATGCGTAA
- a CDS encoding TetR/AcrR family transcriptional regulator — translation MPKQTFFNLERKKKEVLIQAAMKEFSRVPLFEASISNIIKDAGIPRGSFYQYFEDKEDVFFFLLNEHSKRYNDKFILIIKENEGDLFDSYIELYQYTLSKFQNLENQNFFRNAFLNMNYKVENTFTRNMNEDEHKNRLSEIMTLINKEKLNITDEREIFHVMKIITAVTFHNLIQNFAKEIPFDESVNNYTLELSLLKKGLYKRADK, via the coding sequence ATGCCTAAACAAACATTTTTTAATTTAGAAAGGAAAAAAAAAGAAGTATTAATTCAGGCAGCAATGAAAGAATTTTCAAGAGTTCCGTTATTCGAAGCATCGATTTCCAATATTATTAAAGATGCTGGAATACCGAGAGGAAGCTTTTATCAATACTTTGAGGATAAAGAAGATGTTTTCTTCTTTTTATTAAATGAACACTCTAAAAGATACAATGATAAATTTATTTTAATAATAAAAGAAAATGAGGGTGATTTATTTGACTCATATATTGAATTGTACCAATATACACTGAGTAAATTCCAAAACTTAGAAAATCAAAACTTTTTTAGAAATGCTTTTTTGAATATGAATTATAAAGTTGAAAATACATTTACTCGAAACATGAATGAGGATGAGCATAAAAATCGATTGTCTGAAATCATGACCTTAATAAATAAAGAAAAACTAAACATTACAGATGAACGAGAAATATTCCATGTCATGAAAATAATCACGGCGGTGACGTTTCACAATCTTATTCAAAATTTCGCAAAGGAAATACCATTCGATGAGTCAGTGAACAACTATACTTTAGAGCTTTCGTTGCTTAAAAAAGGGCTCTATAAAAGGGCGGATAAATAA
- a CDS encoding GTP pyrophosphokinase family protein, translating into MLVYKFALDEMNTKINILKEEFQHIHDYNPIEHTTSRLKSPEGIFKKVLRKNIQLSFLAIKEQVKDIAGIRITCSFRSDIYRLSEMLCNQKDVEVIECKDYIKEPKSNGYQSLHLIVKVPVYMSDREERVCVEIQIRTIAMDFWASLEHKIYYKYNHAVPERLTSELKEAAIVATELDLKMEALHHEVRELKSSEEEGLTELHLAQNHFNIPMQLIEMVNKAISENK; encoded by the coding sequence ATGCTGGTCTATAAATTTGCTTTGGATGAAATGAATACGAAAATAAATATTTTAAAAGAGGAGTTTCAGCATATTCACGATTACAACCCAATCGAACATACGACTTCACGCTTAAAATCGCCCGAAGGTATTTTTAAAAAAGTATTAAGAAAAAACATCCAGTTATCTTTTTTAGCAATAAAGGAACAAGTGAAAGATATTGCGGGTATTCGAATTACGTGTTCATTTAGATCGGATATTTACCGTCTAAGTGAGATGCTTTGCAATCAAAAGGATGTTGAGGTCATTGAATGTAAAGATTATATAAAAGAGCCAAAATCAAACGGTTATCAAAGCCTACACTTAATTGTGAAAGTACCAGTATATATGTCAGACAGAGAAGAGAGAGTTTGTGTAGAGATACAAATCAGGACGATTGCCATGGACTTTTGGGCAAGTTTGGAACACAAAATCTACTATAAATATAACCATGCAGTTCCCGAAAGACTCACGTCAGAATTAAAAGAAGCCGCTATAGTTGCGACTGAATTAGATTTGAAAATGGAAGCTCTTCACCACGAAGTACGCGAATTAAAATCAAGTGAAGAAGAGGGGCTAACCGAACTTCATCTCGCACAAAATCATTTTAACATTCCAATGCAGCTGATAGAAATGGTGAATAAAGCGATAAGTGAGAATAAGTAA
- a CDS encoding TetR/AcrR family transcriptional regulator: MTNHPKSRVDPRIIRTRQLIKAALIDLLQEMEISKITVNKIAERATINRVTFYLHYRDIHDMLEKMAQEMVEDIEKIMISTENLSDSSEDIEWLKLVDLLEYIADNAKFYKVVLGSRRTPIFTERLLNTLSDKITERTESQPFLVTKDIPKDIVIWYGSSALIGTIVKWLHRDMPYTPQFLAKKLYILFKSSNKEV, translated from the coding sequence ATGACAAACCATCCAAAGTCCCGTGTAGACCCTCGAATCATTCGTACACGCCAGTTAATAAAAGCGGCTTTAATAGATCTTCTACAAGAGATGGAAATTAGCAAAATAACAGTTAATAAAATTGCAGAACGTGCGACCATTAATCGTGTTACGTTCTATCTCCATTATCGTGATATTCATGACATGTTGGAGAAAATGGCACAGGAAATGGTCGAGGATATTGAAAAGATAATGATAAGCACGGAAAACCTCTCAGATTCCTCTGAGGATATAGAATGGTTAAAACTCGTAGACCTACTTGAGTACATTGCTGACAATGCTAAATTCTATAAAGTAGTTCTTGGCTCTAGGCGAACACCGATTTTTACAGAACGCTTGTTAAATACACTTTCAGACAAAATAACAGAGAGAACAGAAAGTCAGCCCTTTCTCGTTACGAAAGACATTCCAAAAGATATCGTTATTTGGTACGGTTCTTCAGCTTTAATTGGAACAATTGTAAAGTGGTTACATAGGGACATGCCGTATACACCACAATTTCTTGCCAAGAAGTTGTATATACTTTTTAAATCGAGTAATAAAGAAGTTTGA